A region of Sparus aurata chromosome 8, fSpaAur1.1, whole genome shotgun sequence DNA encodes the following proteins:
- the LOC115586334 gene encoding creatine kinase U-type, mitochondrial-like has protein sequence MASSFTRILSSKRHLGILSFVGGSVTAGFLLHREHVSAGVPVRRRYPASAEYPDLRKHNNCMASSLTPALYAKLCDKATPNGYTLDEAIQTGVDNPGHPFIKTVGMVAGDEESYEVFADLLNPIIKERHNGYDPLTMKHPTDLDSSKLQSGQFDERYVLSSRVRTGRSIRGLSLPPACTRAERREVERVVVDALAGLKDDLAGRYYSLTQMTEEEQQQLIDDHFLFDKPVSPLLTCAGMARDWPDARGIWHNNNKTFLIWINEEDHTRVISMEKGGNMKRVFERFCKGLKEVERLIQERGWEFMWNENLGYILTCPSNLGTGLRAGVHVKLPLLSKDARFSKILANLRLQKRGTGGVDTAAVGGVFDISNLDRLGQSEVQLVQTVVDGVNYLIECEKRLERGQDIKVPAPLKLFK, from the exons atggcaagCAGCTTCACACGAATCTTGTCCTCCAAACGACATCTCGGGATCCTGTCGTTTGTTGGAGGCTCCGTGACGGCTGGATTTCTGCTCCACCGGGAACATGTCAGCGCCGGAGTCCCAGTGCGCAGGAGGTACCCCGCCAG TGCGGAGTACCCTGACCTGCGCAAACACAACAACTGCATGGCAAGTAGCCTGACACCTGCCCTCTATGCCAAGCTGTGTGATAAGGCCACTCCTAATGGTTACACACTGGACGAGGCCATCCAGACGGGCGTGGACAACCCTGGGCACCCCTTCATCAAGACTGTGGGCATGGTGGCAGGTGACGAGGAGTCGTACGAG GTATTTGCAGACCTCCTGAACCCTATCATTAAAGAGAGGCACAATGGTTATGATCCTCTCACCATGAAGCATCCCACTGACCTGGACTCCAGCAAG CTTCAATCAGGCCAGTTTGACGAGCGCTACGTGCTGTCATCCAGGGTGCGAACCGGCCGCAGTATCCGCGGGCTGAGCCTGCCCCCCGCCTGCACCCGTGCAGAGCgcagggaggtggagagggtggtggtggACGCCCTCGCTGGCTTGAAGGATGACCTGGCTGGGAGGTACTACAGTCTCACCCAGATGACAGAAGAGGAGCAGCAACAGCTCATTGAT GACCATTTCCTGTTTGACAAACCCGTGTCACCCCTGCTGACGTGTGCAGGCATGGCTCGTGACTGGCCAGATGCCCGCGGTATCTG gcacaacaacaacaagacgtTCCTGATTTGGATCAATGAGGAGGATCACACCAGGGTCATCTCCATGGAGAAGGGAGGCAACATGAAGAGAGTCTTTGAGAGGTTCTGCAAAGGCCTCAAGGAG GTGGAGCGTCTGATCCAGGAGAGAGGCTGGGAGTTCATGTGGAATGAGAACCTCGGTTACATCCTCACCTGCCCCTCCAACCTGGGCACAGGGCTCAGGGCCGGGGTCCACGTCAAACTGCCCCTGCTGAGCAAG GATGCCCGCTTCAGTAAGATCCTGGCCAACCTGCGTCTGCAGAAGCGAGGGACAGGTGGTGTGGACACGGCTGCTGTGGGAGGTGTGTTCGACATCTCCAACCTGGACCGCCTGGGACAGTCTGAG